One Mycteria americana isolate JAX WOST 10 ecotype Jacksonville Zoo and Gardens chromosome 7, USCA_MyAme_1.0, whole genome shotgun sequence genomic window, CAGCACTCCTAACCCCACAGCCGAGGCACGCGCGATGCTGTTCCCAGGCTGTCCAGCCAGGGGTGAAACGCTTTAATGATCCCATcggcgcagccccggcagcacGGCCTCGGCACCACCAGGGTCCTTAGCTGGCGACACAGCCCCCGATATGGAGCGCAGAGCTCGACGGACCTCCGTGGGACACGGACAGCCGTGGCTGGTGGCATGAACTGGAAACAGAGACAAGCGGGGACGGGCAGAAGTGCTGGCACGGTGGGAAAAGGAGGCTCAGGCTTGCTCCACTGCCTGCAACCCTCTGCACATCCTGGGGGTGGTGAGGTTTGAGGGTAACCTGAAGAGCAAAGATCCGTGCATTTTGATTGGGATGTTTTTCCCACACGTTGCCCTTTTTTCCCACGCCATTCCCCATTTCCAGACTGAGGCGCTCCAGGGACAGTCACTGCAGATATTTTCTGCAACCTTTGTGGGAGCTGCTGAAGAAATGCCCAAATTGCCCTCATTCTTGCAACAGATACATTTCTGAGCGCTTCATAAACACTAAGGAATTATTTCTGTCCACTGATGCCAGCAGCACAGTAAGGATCACTTTGAGCAGAGCAATGCTGAAGGAGATACAGATTGGGTGATCCAAGTGACAGAGACATCAGAGTCTCGGCTAGAGTCTTAATTGCCTATTTCTAATTGCAATGTTTCTCATCCCACTCCTATTGCTCTGCTGTGCCTACCTGAGCAAGATAGCCGCCTTCTGGTTCTAACTAAACACAACCACCTGCTTCTCCTAGAAGACATTTATGCATGGATTAATTGCACACACTGAAAAGGGCCACCGAGGAAAAGATGCTGTCACAAGAGCTGTACAGAGGCGGCTTGGCACCTGCGTGTGCATGCCAAGAGCGCAGACAGCCAAGGAGAGCATGGAGGAGAGGGGCATGCTGCTGCAAAGTCCAATAAACCTGTTGATTTGCAGCCCGCTCCCGTACGATGCAGCAGCTACCACAGCATGCAAAATGAACACGATTTTTGCTGCTGGGCCTTGTTTTTACAACTCAGCTCTTTGACAGCAGTGCTCAGGCTGGAGTGCAATGCTGTCCTGGGAGAGCAAGCACCCCCTGTGCATCAAAAAACCTCTCGCTGCTCCTTTGAAGTGTGTTAACTGAGTGCCCGGCACTGCCGGCTCTTTGGAGGGTGGCCACGGCTTTGGGACTTCTCGCAAAACCATTGCAAACACAAAGTAAGATCTGCTGTCCTCCCAGTGCGCTGTAATCATCGACTTGTGTCAAAAGGTCTGGCTTCCCTCCCAAGTTTTCCTGCCTTGGAGCCAAACCACTGCTCCACTTTTTGATGCAAATCCTGGGAATTATGTAGCAGCAACAGCTCTTTTTCAAAAGCCAACGACACCAGTGCATTTTTGCCTAAAGGAAACATTGTTCTTTCTGGAcaacttttcctccattttcctctAAGGCAGCACTGGGAGATCTCAGGACTGTGTCTCTAAAATATTCATGTGACGGCTATTCATTATTCATGTGGGCTCACAATGCTCGATTCAGCAGTACTGCCAGCCTCAGCCTGACAAGCAGACCCATTAAGAACCCCCCCAAAGCACCCCTGCAAGAACACCAAGACAATTTTGCTCTGTGCACAACTGCAGCTGCTTGAACCCCCTTCTTTCCAGCTGTACTCAGAAGTGTGCCGGCACCGTAGGAAGAGGGAGAGCCCGCTCCACAAGCTCCCCCATCTTGTGGTGAAGGTCTTGGTCCCCTCTGGGAAGAGCAGCACCCCGGGGAGGCTCTGAAGCAGGGCTgcctggccaaggctgagccctgAGAAGGCACCAACCCTGCCAGGGCCCTTGGGCGAGTTTTTTAGACTCCGCTTCTCCCACCAGCCCTATGAAGATAAAATCACCTCCCCGCCCGGCAGGGTGGGGGAAGGTTAATTACAGAGAGCCGCCTGTGTCTTTGAAGGTGCAAAGCGCTGGGCTGGAAGCCGGCAGGGGATTTCTCCAGCTCCCGGCGTGCCGGCTCTGCCAGGGCGGGCTCGCCCCCGCTGCCCACCACTGCCCGCACCGGCTCCCCCTCCACGTGGGCAGGGATGGCCCCACGGTGGCAGCCCCCAGGATGGGGCGTCGAGCAGAGGATGCTGCCCCGGCACCGCCTCCGCACCCCTTGGCTGGCAGCACGGTGGGAGGACGGgtgcccggcacggccccgctgccccggcgaGCTCCCCCGAGGGTGCCGTGACCCCCGAGGGAGGGCTCTGCACCCCTGGCCGCTGGCTGCCCTTCTAATTATAGCTGCGGGCGCAGGAAGCGCCGGGGCCGCCTGTGCAGGAAGCGGGGTGTGCCACCCTCAGTGACTGAAAAACAACCGCGGCGGAGGTGTGCCGTCACCGCCACGGCCCCGCCAagcagcacagccccggccccggggctgcccctggGCTGCGGCACCCTGAGCCGCACCAGCATCACCCTCGGTGCACCCAGGGGGATCTAGTGCCGTCGCCACGTGGACCCCGCGCGGTCCTCACGCCGCCCGGGCATCGCCTGTGCCCCCAGCACTGACCCCCGGAGCCCCGCCGGGGCAGGCCACCGGCAGGATGGGGTGCTGCTCCCCTTtggagaggcaggagggcagcagtgGCGGCATGAGGCATCTATTAAGGGCTGCTAAGGACTCTTCTCCCTGAGCAGGAAATGCTGTTCCCTGCCCTGCCGACTCATCTCAGGCTGCCCCAGCTCCCGGCAGCTGGCAGCCATCTGCAGCCACTGCTGGTGAGACCTGGATGAcggccagcggggctgggggtcgTGGCACCCCACCTGCCCCCATCGATGGCCCACGGGGCACGGGTGCCACTCAGCCTTTCCATTTCGTGGAAAATCCTGACAGTTCAGCGTTTCCTTTGTCCTGGTTCAGAACAAAGAGTCGAAACTTTAACATTTAGCATAGTTACAGAGgctctgaaatactttgttttggaaaatactgaaacGCCAGTTTGAAATGTTTCACTTTGACTGTGTCACTTGGGCTGCTGTGGCACAACGAGCTCCGTTGCTATCTGAGAGGAGAAAGCTTGGGATGTTTTCATACACTGACAAAATCAATACATTTCCATGAATTGTTTTGGTCTTGTCATATCAACTTTTTCCAGCACCTTTTCCCGCTACTCTCCCCAACCAGAGACCTGCATCAGCTCCAGTTCCAGCTGCTGGGCACAAAAGCCATCCCCgaagcagggctgctccctctGCCATCGGGCAGGCCCCGGCATCTCGCCATGCCGCAGCAGGGCAGCCAGCACGGGCAGCCTGGCGTCCCCCTCCAACGGAGGCGGTGGGcagctgcccgcctgcctgcctgcgccccAGCAGGGCAGCGTGCACCCCGCAGCCTACGGGCTCGTGGTGGGGTGCAGCCAAGGGCTCCGGCGCAGACCGGAGGggccaggggaggaggaggatggagcggggcagggaagggggtcTGCCGAGGGCCAAGTGCAGCACTCGCCGCGCGGCCGGCGCGGGGCAGGCTGGGCCGCGGGGGAGAGATGGTATCTTACAGACTTTCCCACGCCTCGCACAAGCTCTCCAGGCAGGCGCACGCAGGCAGGTGATGCTCGGTAGCTGCTGGGGTATTGCATAAATAGAGAGCAGGCTGCTGTGCTTCCCCCGGGCTACAAGGCCATGCAGATAAGCCCCCAGCGTGCATGTCCTACACAGCACGGGTGCTGCCAGCCTCACAGGCGGGGAGGGAGCCTCGTGCTCACTGGGAACCAGGCAGCATGCCCTGGCCCTGCAGGGCAGGCTCCCCTTTCATTGttcctcagcttctcctcctggcAGTGAGATACGGACATCCAACATCACAGGAATAGCCCCACACTTAGGGCAGGTGCCCCAAGCTTAActgggctgctccctgctgccagaCTTCACCCAAacactgcagcacagctcctcAACCCAGCACGGGACTAGGAGGGGTCAGCATTTCATTTGGGAATTGCTGTCCCAGGCCACCACGATTTGCAATGGGCTCTTCTGTTGCCAAAGCATGTGGTGGTTCTCCATGCCCAGAACTGAAGCAGCCGCCACACAGCAGGAAAGAGGCAGTCCCGAAGCTAATTGGGCCCTTTAATGAAACAAGGAAGGCTGCAATGGTCTCTGGCGCACCAGCTGGTGAGCAAGCATGGTGAGGAACTGAGCTGAGACAGTTTCCATCTTCGAGCAGGGCTGTAACCACAAGACACCTTCCCTGCAGCTGCACTTTCAGCTGGCCGGGAGGCAGCTATGCTgggggtgctgctgctccccagccaccaccCGGAGCCCCCAGCGGGTCTCTGAGGGGCTGATAAGGAAACCTCTGCCCAGGGAAGGCGATGCAGTAGTGGCAGTGCTGCTGACttgggggctggggagctggtggGGAGGGCAAGGGGGTCAGAGCTCCTCCTCGCCATATACGCCACTGGGGTTCGCAGACAGGTATGCCCAAGGGCTGTCAGAGAGACATGGGGCTCGGGAGCCTGTGCAGGCCATGCTGTGAAAATTTAAGGTCTTCATTCCTGAACATGGGTTGCTTTAATTGGGGTGACAGAGGCACCTGCCCAGCATGGCTCTGCAAACAGCTCTGTGGCAGTAATTATCACAAGTGTCCGTGTGCCAGCGCCAGCCCCCGCTGCCACTAACCTCCCTCTGGAGGAGCGCCGCAGGGGGCTCCTCGCCTGCTCCATCCCACCCGGAGCAAATACCTGCCTGCAGAGCCACCGGCCCGAGACCCAGGACAGGCTCCTCTGCCCACAGCCggaggcaggcagggctttgGCAAGGCAAGTCCCGCTCCCATGGAGAGGCTGCCGTGCCCACACGTCTCAgaggagcagccggggctgctcTCGGCCTTGCAGCTCACGGGTGCTGCTCAGGGAGGTGGCAGCCGCTGAGCACGGAGCAGGCGTGGGTCTTGGGGTGTGAGCCGGGAGCTGCGGGTTCTCAGTGCAGTAGTTCAGCAGGACACCTCGAGGGGAGAAGGCAGCTCTGTGGGCACTGTGGGAGTGCCACACCACGTGTGGGTGTCACATGTCACCCTAAGCCGTTGGATTTATTTTATGTGCACAGCAGCGTCTTCTGTTTTCACCCTGCAAGacaaagaagacaaaggaaaagcacACTGGATGTTCTGGAGATGAAATGAATTAGCCGTACAAACCAaagtctttctctccctgctATGCAGCGGGATGGTCCTGCAGGCTGGCGGGAGCTGTCTGCAATGGGCTGCAGCACGGCACATAGCCCCTCCTGCCCACCACACTGACAGCCCTGTGGGGGGCTCCCAGTGGGTGCCCAGCGCCCAGCCTGCGTCCGGCCAGCCACGGCCAAAATCAGGGAGCCCCCAGCTagggcaggctgctgctgggcaccGCCAGCCGGGGCAGACCTCAGCCCCTCGCCTGCCCTTCTGCGGAGTCCCAGCAGGACTTTGCCCAAGAGGCAGAGGGCTCGGTTCAGCACGGTGCTGAGCCCAGATGGGCATCTCAGTGGGTGCTGGGCTTTACGCCAAGGGGTCCAGCCAGCTTGCCCCGGCCATGCGAGGGCTCGTGTGCACTGACCGGCACGGGCTCGGCCGATGCGGCTCTCCGGCTGCAGTTTTCCCATAGGAAAATGGGAGCATTAACTCATTCACAACTCAGGGCCAGCAACAGCCTTCCTAGCGCTGCGAACGTGCTGCGCTAGAGCTGCTGAAGACAGGAAATGCAGCGTGGTACAGCTCCACACCCACCACCGGCCTCTGGAAACCATAGATGCGGTCAGGCGTCCCCTGGTACCAGCTGTGGCTGCGAAGCTTCAGGAGACGGCGCTGACGACGCTGCCCTCCAATGCGGGGGTATTTTTGAAATGTAAGCAAATGGGCAAATGCTTTCAACAATTAGACGCCGGTCACTGTGGTTACTTGCAGTTCCCAAGTAATCTGCTAGATGGcataatgtaataataataataataatgataacaacgATAACGATACACAGGTTTGTTTTAATTGATCCAAACTCTAGAAATGATTTGTCAAATAATTTAAGCAGGTGTTTACATACTTTACTGCACGAGTACGTACCGCTCCCCTTTTGTCGAGCCTTTATTCAAACCCTGACGAAGCGCCGTGCTCTGCAACCATGGAATTTCTATTCTTTCTGGCAGAGGATATGATACATGACACGAGAAGCTATAGCAACGACACAGAGACCAACTTTCCAAAGCCCTCATTATGTCTGTGACTGTACTCGAGCAACCCCAGCAAGAAATTACAAGACAGCTTCTTGTTATTCGGCTGCTGCGTATAAATAAAGAGCAAAGCGTTACTCATACATAATAGCTTTTATTTGCTGCAGGCCCTTCGGCTCTCAGAGCCGGACTAACCAAGTCAAAGGGAAGATCATGTCGCAAGAGTGGGACTCCTGCACGGCACGCCCTGGCCGGGAAGGCTGCCGGGGTTTGGGTTCTCCAGGGCGTGGGGACTCCCGGCGCGTGGGGCCCCACCGCGGCCTTGGGACTTTTATCAGCTTGGGCGGTGTTGAGCTGGGATCTTTTGAGCCGGTTTTCGGCGGGGttcccccccggctgccccctccaccctccccgccCCTGCTGCTGGCGGCTGCGGGGGAGCGCTGTGGCACCCTCGCTCCGCGCGTGGTCGTGGAGACGGCTCTCGCCTGAGCTCCCagggcgggccgcgccgcggggaccGAGCCGGGCggcaggcggggcggggcggggcgcgccgccgcgggggggggggggggggggggggcatcgcGGGCCGggtccccgccgcgccccgctcccccgcgcccacggccgcggcggcagcggccggcgccCCCGCGGGGGGCCacgctccgcggggccggggcgagccgggggtgggtggggagggcggcccggccgggctggcgccgccccctgcccgccccccgcccgccccacggcgcggcggggccggggccgggcccggggccggggcgccgcggcgggcggcgcagagcggcggcggcgggcgggcggcgagcaGCGCGCCGCCGGCTCGGCGGGCCGCGGGCAGCGGGCGCTCCGCCCTCGGTGCGCGGGGCCTCCCctctccgcgcccgcggagcgcCGGCGCCCGTCTATATCTACGGCCGCGGCGGCCCGCCGCCCGCAAGGATGTGAGGCGGACGGGCgaagcagccgccgccgccgccgccgtggcATGCCCCCCCGCGCCAGGAGCCGTCGGCGCGGCGCCTAGCCGCGGCTCCGCGGGGCGATGCTGCCCTGGAAGCGGAGCAAGGTGGAGCTGGTGGCGGGCGAGGCGCGGCGGCAGAGCAAGCCCAAGGGGTACGCGGTGAGCGTGCACTACTCGGCGCTCACCTCGCTGGCCCGCGCCTGCCCCGAGAGCGCCCTGCACCGCGTGGGCAGCATGTTCCGCTCCAAGCGGCGGAAATTCCGCGTGACCAGCGAGGACCCCACGTACACCGTGCTCTACCTGGGCAACGCCACCACCATCCAGTCCAAGGGCGAGGGCTGCACCGACCTGGCCGTCTGCAAGATCTGGAGCAAGAGCGAGGCGGGCCGGCAGGGCACCAAGATGAAGCTGACCATCAGCGCGCAGGGCATCCGCATGGCCCACGCCGAGGACAAGGGGCTGCGCCGGCCCGGCCACCTCTACCTGCTGCACCGGGTCACCTACTGCGTGGCCGACCCGCGCCTGCCGCGCGTCTTCGCCTGGATCTACCGCCACGAGCTGAAGCACAAGGCGGTGATGCTGCGCTGCCACGCCGTGCTGGTCTCCAAGCCCGAGAAGGCGAAGGCCATGGCCCTGCTGCTCTACCAGACCTCGGCCACGGCGCTGGCCGAGTTCCGCCGCCTGAAGAAGCGGGACGACGcgcggcaccagcagcagcagctggtgggcGAGCAGAGCATCCCGCTGGTGCCGCTGCGCAAGCTGCTCAACGGGCAGTGCTGCTACAAGCCGCCGGTGGAGCGGAGCCGCAGCGCGCCCAAGCTGGGCTCCATCACGGAGGACCTGCTGGgcgaggagcaggaggagcgggcCATGCACTGCGACTGCGAGGACATCCTGGAGGCGCTGGGCGAGCCCGAGGGCGAGCTGCTGCGCGCCGGCGCCGGCCGCGGCGAGGGCCCGGAGCTGGGCCAGCTCCTCCGCGACCTGGGCGAGCTCAGCCTGGGCAACGACCTGCGCTCGCTGCGCGCCGACCTCCGCGTCCGCCGGCTGCTCTCCGGGGAGAGCACGGGCAGCGAGTCCTCCCTGGAGAGCAACGGCCCGGACGGCGCCGCCCCGCCCTGCAACGGCGCCGAGCAGCCGCCCCCCGGCGACCCCGAGACCGGCTGAGCGCTCGCCCGCCCCGGGCGTgcgcggcgccgccgcggcccctccggCAGCGCACGGTCCCTTCCGGGCCTgcacggccccgccggggccccgccgggagCGCGCGGTCCCTCCGGCAGTgcacggccccgccggggcgCACCGGGTCCCTCTGGGAGTGCACGGTCCCTTCGCGGCGCACCGGGGCCCCTCCGGGAGCGCTCCGGGCCCCTCTCTGGGCGTCCCCGGCCCCTCCGGGAGCGCACCGGGGCCCCTCCGGGCCCCCTGGTTCCCTGCGGCGCCCCCGCGTCCCGCAGCATCCCGGGGAGCGGCCGCCCCTCCCGGTGCCAGTGCCGGCGGCCGCCGGAGCCGGGCCCCAGCCCGCCGTGGCCGGCGCAGGGGAGGCGGCCGCGGGCTGTTTCCCTCCGGCTCGGCCCTTGAAGATCTGCCAAATTCCTGGAATAGCTTtccccggggagggcggcgggagggaggtgTTGCGCCTTGTTTACAGTCAGAAATCTCACATCCGAGAGGGCCCCCCCGCCGTTGTCTCCATTAAAATCACTCCATCGTGCTGTCGTGTCCGAGAGGTTTGCActgttgtgaatttttttttattactatttttaagttAGACCCTTTTTTTGGGGCGCGGTCCTGTCCCCGGTCTCAATGCTCTAGATCTTTTGCTGTGCAAAAGAAGACTCTACTTGTGGCTGTTCACCTGTACATAGGGAAAtgtatgcaaatacattttgttatttttaagaacacCACCATTGCGATCTCCTCTGTTTGCACATACgtgaagaaaataaagatgacagtaatttaaaagaaactggGGTCGCTGTGGCGATTTGGCCTCTCTGTGTGTGCGTTCCTGTAAGGGGGGAAGAGGGGATAGAGGTCCCTTGGGATCGGTTGTAGCTGCAGGAGGGCACCCTGCAGAAACGCCCTTGCAAGCACCGAGCGTGATTCCTGAGCCAGCTGGAAATCTTGCGCTGCGGGGGAACGCACCGGGCACTTCAAGTTTCTTGTAAGACACAGGGATGAGgttttctctctgcagcctcTAACGACAGGGGCAGGAACATGCGAGAAGCCTCATGTTGGGGATCTCTGCCTGGATCGGAGGCTCAAGAAACATAACTGCACGGTCCTGAGGCCGCTGTGGGGCTCACGTAGGGCCATCTGCCCCGTGGCTGGCAGCGCGCTCGTGGGCGCTGGGAGCGCCGCGCAGCCCTCACGGGGTTTGCAGGCGGGTGCCGCCGCTGCAGATGATTCCTCACCGCTTGCAGCGCCAGCCCGAGACAATTTCATAACCTCACCCAGGGTAAGCAGCGAAGTTGATTAGCCATGGGACTGCTGCGGTATTTTTAGCTGTAAATCTGTTTGTAAGTGGCAGGCTCCCAGGGCAGTAGAGATGTTCCGGTTTCATTTGTCCCCAAGTGGAGGTATCAATTAAGAGATAATGAATCTGGCATTTCTGATGTCTAAATGTTTTCCACTGTGCCTGTGCTGCAATCGGGCGAGTTGCAGGAATGTCAATGAAAAGCCCAACCAGCTGCCGGGGCCAGGCCTCACTCCTTGTGCAAGGAGCCAGCCTCTGAACTTGTAAATATCTCATTAAAACAGATTGCAAAATCTGCCACCGCACCAGCGAGAAACTTTTACCATTGCCTCAGTGTGAGTCATTCTGAGGAGGGAGGCACACCGGGGTGGTTTGCACGGGCAGGGGtaatggggagagaggggagcccCCCTCAGAGCGGGCACCTTCTTGCCCAGGTCACACTCAGCCCGTGATGGGCAGCGAGATGCAGCAGTGGCCACGGCTGGCTTTGAGCACGCTCAGGCTGGCACTGCTGAGACACACCGTGCAAAAGAACAAGCGCATCTTGCAGCTCTTTCTCAGGCAAAGCTCCCCTCACCTTtcccagggagggaaggggcaggcgaTGAGGGGGAAATGAAACCCCCCGGGGAAAGCTTATCCTGCAGTGCCTTCCCCAGGGTGGCGGCTGCGAGGCTGCCTTGCCCGCAGCGGGGGACCTTCAGTGCCCTGGGGATCACACGTGCCCCAGGTCTATGCCCAGGGCTTTCAGCCACTGCCTGCTCTCTCCTTCTTTCGGAGAAGGGCAGCGATACGGCACCCCAAGAGCAGGGCATGCCAGGCACGGCGGGGAACGCACAGGCTGGTTTGAGC contains:
- the FAM43A gene encoding protein FAM43A — encoded protein: MLPWKRSKVELVAGEARRQSKPKGYAVSVHYSALTSLARACPESALHRVGSMFRSKRRKFRVTSEDPTYTVLYLGNATTIQSKGEGCTDLAVCKIWSKSEAGRQGTKMKLTISAQGIRMAHAEDKGLRRPGHLYLLHRVTYCVADPRLPRVFAWIYRHELKHKAVMLRCHAVLVSKPEKAKAMALLLYQTSATALAEFRRLKKRDDARHQQQQLVGEQSIPLVPLRKLLNGQCCYKPPVERSRSAPKLGSITEDLLGEEQEERAMHCDCEDILEALGEPEGELLRAGAGRGEGPELGQLLRDLGELSLGNDLRSLRADLRVRRLLSGESTGSESSLESNGPDGAAPPCNGAEQPPPGDPETG